The Apium graveolens cultivar Ventura chromosome 6, ASM990537v1, whole genome shotgun sequence genome contains a region encoding:
- the LOC141666200 gene encoding F-box protein At3g07870-like, whose translation MEDIISFDLSAEEFQELARLDFESLRKHTCHLVTLNGILSAVISYDDGTHEIWKMKDYNVKESWSREFVIGKYIPKIFLTFGRFCSYPGRGRIDGYRKHKFQVICILSNAEVLLLYENQALVSYNVETGKFKDLIIKGQRFEYLSTLHTGSILSVSAAFNMHG comes from the coding sequence ATGGAAGATATTATCTCATTTGATCTATCAGCTGAAGAATTTCAAGAATTAGCAAGACTAGATTTTGAGAGCCTCAGGAAGCACACATGCCATCTAGTGACTTTAAATGGCATACTTTCTGCTGTTATTAGCTATGATGATGGAACACATGAAATTTGGAAGATGAAAGATTATAATGTTAAAGAGTCTTGGAGTAGAGAATTTGTTATCGGAAAGTATATTCCGAAAATTTTCCTTACATTCGGTCGGTTCTGTAGTTACCCAGGAAGAGGGAGGATTGATGGATACAGAAAACATAAGTTTCAAGTCATATGCATATTGAGTAATGCAGAGGTATTGTTGCTATATGAGAACCAAGCTTTGGTTTCCTACAATGTCGAGACTGGAAAATTCAAAGATTTAATAATCAAGGGGCAGAGGTTCGAGTATCTTTCTACTCTTCACACAGGAAGCATACTATCTGTTAG
- the LOC141668171 gene encoding peptide methionine sulfoxide reductase B5-like, with translation MGSQLLNISPFSLSRTLITKSSPTPLFLSTNSSKTHFKFSNLSSGFSGRVKRRSFRSGIVAMAGPGSVQKSEDEWRAVLSPEQFRILRQKGTEYPGTGEYDKFFNEGVYTCAGCETALYKSTTKFNSGCGWPAFFEGLPGAINRHTDADGRRIEITCAACGGHLGHVFKGEGFGTPTDERHCVNSVSLKFTPEK, from the exons ATGGGCTCTCAACTTCTAAATATCTCACCTTTCTCACTTTCAAGAACCCTAATTACCAAATCTTCTCCCACCCCTCTTTTTCTTTCTACCAATTCATCCAAAACCCATTTCAAATTTTCAAATTTATCATCTGGGTTTTCGGGTCGGGTCAAAAGAAGAAGCTTTAGAAGTGGGATTGTAGCCATGGCTGGACCCGGGTCGGTTCAGAAATCAGAAGATGAGTGGCGTGCTGTTCTCTCTCCTGAACAGTTTCGGATTCTTAGACAGAAAGGCACTGA GTATCCTGGCACTGGGGAATATGACAAGTTCTTTAACGAGGGAGTCTACACATGTGCTGGTTGTGAAACCGCTCTCTACAAGTCAACAACTAAGTTTAACTCTGGGTGTGGTTGGCCAGCTTTCTTTGAGGGTCTTCCTGGAGCTATAAACCGTCAT ACGGACGCAGATGGAAGGAGGATTGAAATAACTTGTGCTGCATGTGGTGGGCATCTAGGTCATGTGTTTAAAGGTGAAGGGTTCGGAACACCAACGGATGAGCGTCATTGTGTCAATAGTGTTTCACTGAAGTTCACTCCCGAAAAATAA